The genomic region gaaataaatggatatggatataaatatggatgaacaaaaattaaatgaataCGAATATAGATATAGCGTCACCCGattcatatccgatccattgtcatcatATGAACTCGTATTAAAAAGATTAGCCCTCGGTACATTTTACAACTCCTATTAACTTGAGCCGTTAGTTGATTGGCAGTTTTGTTATTAAACTACTGTATATCTCAAGTCTCAACCAAATAAAACAccatcctcctcctcctcctcctcccatTCATATGAATCCTGCAGCACTGAAAAACAACTGTATATTAAAAATGGCAACATCATGTAGCACTCCTAAACTCACCACCACTTTATCATCTTCAACACTTCAAACCCTAATTCGCAGACACCACAAATTCACAACCCTAAGTCGTTCACCTTTCATTATCAatccgaaatcatcatcatcatcatcatcatcatcatcatcatcatcatcatcatcatcatgtaattCGCTAAATTATTCAAAACAGCCCTAGGTTTTCTATCTGGTAGTCGGGTACTGAAATCACGTCGGTTTTCTACCAGAGCTGAATCAACGTACGGCGCCGAGCCACGTCACTATGACTTTGATTTGTTTACTATTGGTACTGGTAGTGGTGGCGTTAGGGCTTCACATTTTGCCGCCAATTTTGGTGCGTCAGTAGCTGTTTGTAAGTTCACacatatctatacatatacatatacatatacatatacatatacatatacatatacatatacatatacatatacatatacatatacatattctgaCTTTCATATACAGTGGTGAATGTAAACAATTTATTAATTGTTGATTTTATCGATGCTTTATATTTATTGATGGTGGTATCACAAATCTGTGACTTCTTATTTTTTAATTTTGAGAAAAGAATATTAGACTGATCAGAactgatatttataataaaagtttGTGCTTCGTGGATGTGTACTTAAAAAATTGCTTGTTTATAATTCTGAAATTGAGGAGAGTATCGGTTTTGGATGGTCATATAATTCTGAAACCAACACATGATTGGAGCACTTTAATAACTTTCTTTGCGATGGAAGTTATTTTTGTAACAATTTTTAACAAAGTTGTTAGCACTAACAGCCCCTTCGTTAACTTTCTTCGCAATGTAAGTTATTTTTGTAACAATTTGTTATTAAAATGAACAATCTTAAACAATTATATTAAGGAGAGAAACCTTGTGTTATGGGTCGCTTTCAATCTGTAGTAGAACTCATGATTAGTTAGACGTGTAACACATAATGTAACAGGTGGAAGGAGAGATTACTTACAATGGTCATAAGCTTACTGAATTTGAATCCCGAAGGACTTCAGCTTACATTAGCCAGAACGATGTTCATGTTGGAGAAATGACTGTCAAGGAAACCTTAGAGTTCTCCGCAAGATGTCAAGGGGTCGGAAAAAGATTAGGTAAAATTATATGTATTCGTTTTTCAGTATGTAGGTATGCAACGTTTTctaaattattatatttactatatcttgaaaataataataataaattatagaaATGTTGGAGGAGATTGTGAGAAGAGAGACACAAGCAGGGATTTCAGCAGAATCTGACGTTGATGCTTTCATGAAGGGAACTACTATAGAAGAAGATGCGGGTAGTTTAATTACTTACTATACACTTAGAGTAAGATGGGGCTATTTTATTCAAGTTCTATTAACATTATGATGTATAGTAATATATGTTCCTACACTTGAGAACTTTGCTCAAATTTGTTATTCACATGTTATGGAACAGATATTGGGGCTCGATACGTGTCGTGACACCTTTGTTGGTGATCCTATGATACGAGGAATATCTGGTGGAGAAAAGAAACGAGTGACTACAGGTTTATTATATATTAGTCCACTTTGAAATATATTATAACCAGTGTTCAATATAATTTCAAATTTACTATTTAGAACTTTTTTGTTTTTAATTGTCTAAATATGTAGTTATATAATTTTAACAGGAGAAATGCTTGTTGGGCCAGCTAAAACTCTTTTCATGGATGAGATATCAACAGGTCTAGACAGCTCAACTACATTTCGGATGGTCAAATGTTTGCAACAAATTGTACACATCACTGAGTCAACGATCATGATGTCTCTACTGCAGCCTGCTCCAGAGATATTTGAACTGTTTGATGACATCATACTACTATCAGAGGGTCAGATTGTGTATCAAGGACCACGAGAAAACGCGCTTGAGTTCTTTGAGGGTTGTGGATTTACATGTCCTGAGAGAAAGGGCATTGCTGACTTCTTGCAAGAGgtgaacagtaaaattaatataaaGTTCATATATTTGATATTTTCGGGTATGACTTAAAGGTTGTGTTTCTTGATGTTAGGTTACCTCTCGAAAAGATCAAGAACAATATTGGGCAGATAAAAGTATACCGTATAAATATATCCCAGTCAATGAATTTCAACAACGTTTTAGGAGTTCCTATGTGGGTAAGAAACTAAAGTATGAGTTGGAAATTCCATATGACATGAGTCGAAGCCATAAATCAGCTCTAGTGTTTAAAAAATATTTTGTTTCCAAGTGGGACTTGCTTAAAGTATCGTGGAACAAGGAATGGCTATTGTTGAAGAGAAACATTTATATTCACATTTTTAAGAGCGTACAGTTTTTCATGTTAGCTTTTATTGGGATGACCGTATACTTTAGGACTAGAATGCACACAAGGGATGAACAAGATGGTACACTCTATACAGGAGCACTTTTATATAGCCTAATCGTAAACATGTTTAATGGTTTTGGTGAACTTTCCCTAACCATAGTAAGACTTCCTGTAATTTATAAGCAAAGAGACCTTTTGTTCCACCCACCGTGGGCCTACACACTTCCGACATTTCTACTTCATGTGCCAATATGTTTCATAGAGACTACTGCGTGGATGGTGATACTATATTATGGCGTTGATCTTGCTCCCGAACCTAGCAGGTGAGAAAGTGTTTACACATAATTAGGGATGTAGGTTAATATACATTAAGTACTTGCACAGTTTGGTTACATAACTTTTCACTTATGTTATTTTCGTTCACATAAGTTTTGAACACGAAATCTAGCTGataaaaaatataagttcacaTTATTTGACTTATTAAACATGGTATTTGGGTACTTAACTAATAAAAACTAGTATGAGTACGCGGATAACTGTCCTATTTTTGTTATAACTAAAAGTGATAAAAAAACATTAGAGTAAATTAACTGAACAAAAATTTAAATTACAGTCACCTCTATATGTATTACCCTGGTTACAATTTACTTTTGTTTACTATCACTTACAGATTCTTCAAACACTTCCTGCTGATCTTTTTGATCCAGAATATGGCGGGAGGATTTTTTAGGCTCATCGCTGGAGTATGTAGGACAATGAACATGGCAAATGCCGGTGGAAGCCTTTTAGTCTTGCTTATATttcttttcggttgtttcatccGTCCCAAATCTCAAATTCCTAAAATATTAGAGTGGGCTACTTGGTTATCACCCTTGTCTTATGGCTTTAAATCCATTGCCATAAATGAGTTCTTTGCATCTAGGTGGATGAATAAAACTGTAAGTCATCTCTTCATGACTCAAAACCATAAAATGAAGTATATAAGCAATTTATTAAATTTTCATGCTCACAGAGTTCGGATAATGTGACTAAATTGGGCATAGCCATACTTGAAAATATGGATATCCCAACCGAAGAAAGCTGGTTCTGGATCGGTGCTGCCTCTATTCTAGGTTTTGCGATTCTCTTCAATATCCTATTCACTTTTTCTCTCATGTATTTAAAACGTAAGTTTTTGTACTCCCACCTAAAATACTTAAACCGTAATATTTATGTGGTATCTTTGGTATTATTAACTAAGTTTCTTGATACTAAAATTAACTGGATCAGCCCCTGGGAACCCACAAGTAACTGTATCGGAAGAAACAGCCATTGGAAGTAGTTCGAGTAAGAAAACCGTTTTGAAAACAGAGAAATTTATACATATACTCGCATAGTTAATATCATATCTCCTGATGATATATATGATTTCTGCAGATAGAAAAATAGAAATGCAGCTTCTAAGAAGTGAATCTAACTCTCACGGTTCGAATGTTGTTGCTCGTAAAAAGGGAATGGGTTATACGTTTACTCCACTAGCCATATCATTTGACAATATCAATTACTATGTTGATATGCCCCAAGTAAATTCCATTATTCGATTATGGAACGTCTCTTATGTTTGATGTTTTTTAAACTAATGTTGATGAAACAGGAAATGAGAGAACAAGGGAGGACGGAAGATAGGTTGCAATTACTTCGTGAAGTTACAGGTGCTTTTAGACCGGGAGTACTAACTGCATTAATGGGAGTCACTGGAGCTGGTAAAACGACATTAATGGATGTTTTAGCGGGAAGAAAAACGGGCGGTTATATTGAAGGAGATATAAGAATATCAGGATTTCCGAAAAGACAAGAAACATTTGCAAGAATTTCAGGATATTGTGAACAAACGGATATTCACTCTCCTCAAGTCACTGTTTATGAATCTTTGATTTATTCGGCTTTCCTTCGTCTCCCAAGAGAAGTAAAAGATGACGAGAAGATGGTAAGGTTGCTTTCAGCTATTTTTGTTAACAAACTACAAAGAAAATATCAAGGTtgtaaagtcgcgagtcggggacgaacAGGGACCTTGAAGGGACGAGCTGGTTGGGTATCAATGAGACTGGGACGAGTCGGGCGTTGACCAACGGTGACTTATAGTAATAGATAATTTAAACacacataaatatttcaaacataaaaCCTAAATATTCAAATATAGATATAGGGCACAAAATCTAACTTTCAACAATATTAAAATTTTGATCAACTTTAACTTTGACTGACTCAGACCAACTCAGACCGACTCTGTCGACTTTTAAACAATATAGTAAGGTGTGAATTTCTTTGCTCTGCCTTCAGACTTTTGTAGATGAAGTGATGGAGCTAGTTGAACTAGTTAATCTCAAAGATGCAATAGTCGGACTTCCGGGAGTTAGCGGTTTGTCAACCGAACAGAGAAAAAGGCTAACAATTGCAGTGGAGCTTGTTGCTAATCCTTCGATTATCTTTATGGATGAACCTACTTCTGGGCTTGATGCAAGAGCAGCAGCAATTGTTATGAGGGCTGTAAGAAATACTGTTGACACTGGAAGAACTGTAGTTTGTACAATTCATCAACCGAGCATCGATATTTTTGAATCTTTTGATGAGTTGCTACTCATGAAAGTAGGAGGACAAGTGATATATGCAGGACCCTTAGGACAAAATTCTCAAAAGCTCGTTGAATATTTTGAGGTATTTCACTTTCTTATTGTACAAACTATGAAGATGTAAAACTATATGACACAGCAATCAAAGACTAACAAATAACTAATTACGTGATTAGGCAATTCCCGGGGTACCAAAAATTCCTGAAGAATATAATCCAGCAACATGGATATTGGAACTTAGTTCGCGTGATGCAGAGATGCGACTTGGTATCGATCTTTCTAAgcactatgaatcatcatctttgtATGAGTAAgtaatatttgttattattattattactagaagatTATCTCAAACATTATCTAACTTATCAACATTTTTCGACCATACATGTAGAAGGAACAAGGCGTTAGTGATGGAGTTAAGCTCACCACCTCCCGAAGCGGTAGATATTCATTTTCAAACACGATACTCTCAAACATCGTGGGGCCAATTCAAGTGTTGTCTTTGGAAAATGTGGTGCAGTTATTGGAGAAATCCCGATTATAATCTTATTCGCAACATTTTCACCTTAGCTGCTGCAATCATGCTTGGGACCGTGTTCTGGAATATTGGAAAGAAAAGGTCACTCTTATATACATTAACATAACATGAATTCTATTGATTTAGTGAAGTTAGTCTTCTGATTATTTATCTTATATTCAGAGAAAGTGACAACAATTTGAACACTATAATCGGGGCCATGTATAGTTCTGTGTTCTTCATTGGTATAAACAATTGCGAGATTGTGCAGCCAGTTGTCGCCACAGAAAGAACGGTATTCTATCGAGAAAGAGCTGCTGGGATGTACTCGTCGTTCCAATACGCCATGGCACAGGTTATAATTTTAACAAATATTCATATGTTTACATAAAAGAACCTAATATAATATTCAATGGTTTTATATCCTAAGAAACGGCGATTTATTCAGGTGTTTGTTGAGATCCCATACGTGCTCTTTCAAACGACATATTACACTCTTATAGTCTACTCAATGATGTCATTCAAATGGGAAGTAGTCAAATTTTTTTGGTTCTTCTTCATCACTTTCTTTTCATTTCTCTACTTCACATACTACGGAATGATGAGTGTATCTATCACACCGAACGAACAAATGGCAGCAGTAGTTGCAGCCTCATTCTATTCACTCTTCAATCTTTTTTCAGGGTTTTTCATCCCCTTACCTGTACGTCATCTTCCATTTTTATGCATATTGCTCaatcattttatttttttgtccTTTAGATCATAATTTGATTTGTTGTTAACTTTCAGAAAATACCAAAGTGGTGGGTGTGGTACTACTGGATCTGTCCGGTTGCTTGGAGTACAAGCGGATTCATTATTTCACAATACCATGATGTTGAGGACACGATTAAGGTGCCCGGTATGTCATATGACCCgcctataagtttgtatattaaagatCATTATGGTTATAATTTAGATTTCATGAGGCCCATTGCTGCTGTTCTTGTTGGTTATTGCATATTGTTTGCATTTGTCTATGCCTTGTGCTTAAGGCTATTGAATTTCCAAATTAGATGACCTATATCAGTTGCTCATCCCTCATGTATGTTTATGTATTTTTCATATTTTATTATGAAATTGTAGATTGTACTGATAACTGAATTATTGCATAATACTATGTGAAGAAGTCCTACTCAGAGTTTTGTTAAGTGTGTTTCCACATCAAATTCTATGTTTGTATACACTGAAAATATGAACTGAAGCTGTTGTACCACATACATCAACGAGTCAGATTTAAAAAACGGGTCAGATTTAAAAAACGAGACAAACATAGCAAAGCTGACCCAAAGTAAGGAAAACGGGTTAATTTGTATGATGTTTTATGCTCTCTGGACGAATTTGAACAGGTCATTCAAAGAATCTTTGGAGTAGAAAGTATAGGTACAAGCGGGTTGTATTCCAACTTTAACAGCCTGACATCTACCGCTAGTTGTCCACCGGCTCATTATATGCTGGTCGTTGACCCTCTTGAACTGTCCCTCATCTGGCCCTTTTTCGAAAGCTGAACGTTATGACCCATGACCCCTTTAAACCAAAACCCGTTCGACCGTGAGCCCAGACCTGCCCATTTTTCAACCATTTAACCACAACTATATACATAATATGCATCTGGCAAATGTAGTCAGGGGCAGAACTATGTGAAGAGAAAAAGGTTGTGCCTTCCAAACATTTGAGTTAATTAGcctaacatttataatatataaggGTAAAAAAAATCTACTTCAATGACCTTGAGCCTAATCTGtcatctaacactcccccgcagtccgaacggcgaaatcgcgaaagttcggacTGGACGGAATCACGGAAAAACGCTAACAAGTAAACAAAATAAACAAAAGGTACTTTTTTTTATTTGTGACACTAAATAGATTAGATTGATATTCGCTGATTTGGAGTAACATATtacagctctgataccatgttacacAATAAAAACTCcgtaaatattattttatattatattgcgATATATATAGAGTACATAACCCTAAAAGCTACATAAACCCTAAAGGACCCAAGCCTACATATTGGACTTGAGCCTAACCTATCATCTAACAGTCCAGATATGTTGAAGATATGATCCAAGTATCTAGGCTTGGTTAGAATGATACATATTGTATATATTAATCCTAACAAGCCTAGTTATAGAACTTGTGGGCATATCCCAACGATTCCCCCATGTTCTTTGTGTTATGAGATACGGAGTGGTCATGGGTTCGATACTTAGGTCATCGGGTTCGGGGTTCTGCCCGAATGTGTGtaatacgtgcaaatgatgagggtcgttaagATAAATGATCAACTGATGCCAAaaatttgccgttaaaaaaaacaaACCTAGTTATAGGCAAGTTAGAATAAGTTTATTCTAACAAAGTCAAGATGGGTAAACCTTGAGGGCTATATTTGCCATATGTCAACAGTAGTATAATTATAAAAAGGCAGATTAGATTTATTATTTgtattcaatattaatattaatttcacTTGAACTTTTTTTTTTTCCTCTAATTATTACAGGGTTTACTCTTTGATTCTATTCGTTCTTTGAACTCCGGACAGAATGATTGTGTTCATACTTCTTGATGAACAGTTTGTAAGTTGTTCCATAAAGGTTTGTGTTTGTAAGTAACGTCCTTAAGCGAATTGTAAACAATTGCTTATTAACTAACACCATTTGAGAATTATTTCTCTTGATAATCATCACAAAGTAGGCCTGAAGCCCTGAAGGTACATGCTTAGCCTATCTAGATAGATTTCATTGTAAATTCAATAGTAGAAATGTTTACTTGTTTATCTAAGTTGATTAATTTTATTCGCACATAATAAGACATTGTCTTCCTTTCTTTTTCTCCACCCATCATTCCATTTTGGTTTACGGTTTCTCATGTCTATATGATTTATCTGAGGTAGAGATCGAGTTTCAAAAATTAGTCAATGATCTTATTTAAAAGATTAGGAGTTATTCAAGAGTAAAATTAGTCAATGATCTTATTTAAAAGATTAGGAGTTATTCAAGAGTATTAGGAGTAACTAGATTCGGatcggcccgcgcgttgcggcagGGTTTTTCGGATTGCATATTCATAGTTAACATAGCgttattgttgagtccccaaaataattaaggatttaattatgacaaaactgtaatttatttgcaccaaaatgttatgtgcagctgtaacatcccgttttctcctTACATGTCTTAAGGTACATATTTGATCGTTAGAACGTCTATAGTTCGTTTGCTTATGTGATTAAACGATTTATAGTgttagttgatatatatatatatatatatatatatatatatatatatatatatatatatatatatatatatatatatatatacgcatatggaTGTATACGTGTAGTTTAAGTGTTTATGTGAAGCTAAAATGGGGTGTACGAGTCGGGTTATGACATTTGGGTTTGTAAACTAAAAGTTGGTCAAAAGTGGGCGTTGGGCCGCGCCGCGGCGGGCACCTCCGCGTCGCGACATATAACGTTAATCAAGAATCAGGAACCAGATTAAACAGCTCGAATCTTatgttaaatgccgcgccgcggcaaaggtgGTCGCGCTGCGACCCTACTGGTGAGCTGaatcgtttttctgatttaaaaatAGGTGGTtcgagggtattttcgtcttttcgcgTGTGGATCAGAATTGTGGCTCAAATTtcagccacttatctcatttaattcattttcttttctcttttctttccattttctcttccaaaacataaaacccatttggattaaaagtgagattcgaaggtgaagacttgtgattcgatctttggagcaaataggaaatttgttttcctcgttcttagctacgacttgatagtattggtaagtcttaacctcgtgttttgagttttagttaacttatggctagggtttgtccatttgagacttg from Rutidosis leptorrhynchoides isolate AG116_Rl617_1_P2 chromosome 9, CSIRO_AGI_Rlap_v1, whole genome shotgun sequence harbors:
- the LOC139866629 gene encoding ABC transporter G family member 29-like isoform X5, whose protein sequence is MRYQQPAPEIFELFDDIILLSEGQIVYQGPRENALEFFEGCGFTCPERKGIADFLQEVTSRKDQEQYWADKSIPYKYIPVNEFQQRFRSSYVGKKLKYELEIPYDMSRSHKSALVFKKYFVSKWDLLKVSWNKEWLLLKRNIYIHIFKSVQFFMLAFIGMTVYFRTRMHTRDEQDGTLYTGALLYSLIVNMFNGFGELSLTIVRLPVIYKQRDLLFHPPWAYTLPTFLLHVPICFIETTAWMVILYYGVDLAPEPSRFFKHFLLIFLIQNMAGGFFRLIAGVCRTMNMANAGGSLLVLLIFLFGCFIRPKSQIPKILEWATWLSPLSYGFKSIAINEFFASRWMNKTSSDNVTKLGIAILENMDIPTEESWFWIGAASILGFAILFNILFTFSLMYLKPPGNPQVTVSEETAIGSSSNRKIEMQLLRSESNSHGSNVVARKKGMGYTFTPLAISFDNINYYVDMPQEMREQGRTEDRLQLLREVTGAFRPGVLTALMGVTGAGKTTLMDVLAGRKTGGYIEGDIRISGFPKRQETFARISGYCEQTDIHSPQVTVYESLIYSAFLRLPREVKDDEKMTFVDEVMELVELVNLKDAIVGLPGVSGLSTEQRKRLTIAVELVANPSIIFMDEPTSGLDARAAAIVMRAVRNTVDTGRTVVCTIHQPSIDIFESFDELLLMKVGGQVIYAGPLGQNSQKLVEYFEAIPGVPKIPEEYNPATWILELSSRDAEMRLGIDLSKHYESSSLYERNKALVMELSSPPPEAVDIHFQTRYSQTSWGQFKCCLWKMWCSYWRNPDYNLIRNIFTLAAAIMLGTVFWNIGKKRESDNNLNTIIGAMYSSVFFIGINNCEIVQPVVATERTVFYRERAAGMYSSFQYAMAQVFVEIPYVLFQTTYYTLIVYSMMSFKWEVVKFFWFFFITFFSFLYFTYYGMMSVSITPNEQMAAVVAASFYSLFNLFSGFFIPLPKIPKWWVWYYWICPVAWSTSGFIISQYHDVEDTIKVPGMSYDPPISLYIKDHYGYNLDFMRPIAAVLVGYCILFAFVYALCLRLLNFQIR